Below is a genomic region from Candidatus Diapherotrites archaeon.
TTCCGACCAAGAAGAGCCAGGTGTTCAGCACTGCCGCGGACAACCAGCCCGCAGTCGACATTCTTGTCCTGCAAGGCGAAAGGCAGATGGCAAGGGACAACAAGACTCTCGGGAGATTCCAGCTTGTCGGAATTCCCCCCGCGCCCAGGGGAATTCCACAAATCGAGGTTTCGTTTGACATTGACGCGAATGGCATTGTCAACGCGAAAGCAAAGGATCTCGGAACCGGCAAGGAGCAGAGCATAAAGATTGTCGCGTCGCAGAAGCTTTCCGAAGCGGAAATCGAGAAGATGCGCAAGGAAGCGGAAGCGCATGCGGAAGAGGACAAAAAGCGCAGGGAAGAAGTTGAAATAGTCAACAATGCGGATGCGCTTGCCTATTCCACGGAAAAAACCCTTGGCGAGCTGAAGGGCAAGGTTTCCGAGGAAAAAGCGAAGCCCGTTGCCGAGAAAGCCGAAGCACTCAAACAGCTGCTTTCAGCCGAGCCAAGGGATTTTGCGCAAATCAAGGCGAAGTCCGAGGAGCTGAGCGCGGAAATCCAGAAAATCGGGGCCGAGCTTTACTCGCAGGCGCAAAAGCGCGGCGAAGAGCAAGGCGACGGAAGCGGCCAAGCCGGCCACGGCCACAAGCACAAAAGCGGAGGCCATGGAAATGGCGGCGCAGGTTCCGGCGACGGCGATGACAAGGTTGTCGACGCGGATTTTGAGGAAAAGAAAAAGGGCGAATGAACTCCTTTTTTCAAACCTTCCTCTTTTTTCTTTTATTTCTTATTCCGTGTTTCATCTGGAACGGGTTTGACTTTGCATGTCTGAAAAGCGCGATTATTACGATGTTCTGGGCCTGAAGAAGGGCGCGCCCGTAGACGAGGTCAGGAAAGCCTACAAGGATTTGGCGAAAAAATTTCATCCCGACGTGAGCAGGGAATCCAATGCGGAAGAAAAGTTCAAGGAAATCCTTGAGGCTTACTCCGTGCTTTCCGATCCGCAGAAAAAGGAAAACTATGACAGGTTCGGCCATGCGGCTGAAGGCTTTCAGGGCCAGGGCTTCAGCGGTTTCAACCGCGACTTCGATTTTGATTTCAGTGATTTGTTTTCAGGCGCTTTCTCCGGTTTTGAGGGCACGCCGTTCGAAGGCGTTTTCAGCGAAGCCTTTGGAGGCAGGAGGCGCGGCCCGGTAACTGGCAGGAATTTGCGTTTCGATTTGAACATTTCTTTTGAGGAAGCCGCTTTCGGCGTGGAAAAAGAGCTTTCAGTGCAGAGGCTTGGCCAATGCAGTGAATGCGACGGCTTTGGCGGCAAGGGAAAGCAGACCTGCAGCCAGTGCAACGGTTCCGGAATTGTCAGGCACGAGCAGAGAACTCCTTTCGGCTTGTTTGCCACGCAGATGCCCTGCAATAAGTGCAATGGTTCGGGCCAGTCTTTCAAGGAGCGCTGCGCAAAGTGCGGCGGCAAGGGAAAGTCAAAGGAAAAGGCGACCGTGAAAGTTAAAATTCCGGCCGGCATTGATTCCGGAAACCATCTGCGACTGAAAGGCTTGGGCGAAGCCGGCGAGAATGGCGGCCAGCCAGGCGACCTATTCATCGTAGTGTTTGTCATGGCGCACGAAATTTTCCGGCGCGACGGAAGCGACGTTTTCTGCGAAGT
It encodes:
- the dnaJ gene encoding molecular chaperone DnaJ, translated to MSEKRDYYDVLGLKKGAPVDEVRKAYKDLAKKFHPDVSRESNAEEKFKEILEAYSVLSDPQKKENYDRFGHAAEGFQGQGFSGFNRDFDFDFSDLFSGAFSGFEGTPFEGVFSEAFGGRRRGPVTGRNLRFDLNISFEEAAFGVEKELSVQRLGQCSECDGFGGKGKQTCSQCNGSGIVRHEQRTPFGLFATQMPCNKCNGSGQSFKERCAKCGGKGKSKEKATVKVKIPAGIDSGNHLRLKGLGEAGENGGQPGDLFIVVFVMAHEIFRRDGSDVFCEVPLSFSEAALGASVDVPTLKGKVSLKVPPSTQSGTIFRLHDKGIKNLEGAGFGDEFVKVIVQTPDGLSRRQRELFGELSKEDLTQKKRKSLFDKIMDKFK